GATATCCTGATGTGCAGGCCAAGCACAAAGATCCGCTGGAACGTGTATTGACTTGGAAAAGCCAAATAATGAGCACGAAGAAGGTTCCTGCCGGTGAGTTTGTGGGATACGGCAATACTTATTTAACCAGTCGCGACCAAGAAATTGCCAGCATACCTATTGGTTATTCACACGGTTTTGGTCGTAACTTAACAAACGTAGGGATTGTATTGGTAAAAGGAGAGCGCGCACCAGTGGCAGGACTTGTTAATATGAATCTACTCACCATCGACATTACGGATATCCCCGAGGTATCTAAAGGAGATGAAGTGGTTATAATTGGTAAGCAAGGTGATCAAGAGATGACTGTTGCATCCTTTAGTGAGATGAGAAACTTCATGAATTATGAAGTGCTGGTACAGATACCGTCTTCTATACCGAGGTTCGTGGTAAAGTAAAACCTACATTCCCGGTATCATTAGGCTACTCATTTTCTGTTGAATTGCAGGTATACTTTAAATCTATTTTCTAATTATTGTAAGTAATATTAAACTAGTGATATAGTTTGTTTGCCTAACAGAGTTTTTGGAGTACTAACCAATTGGATATGTTCTTCAATAAAAAAGCCCGTCACCTTAACAGGCGACGGGCTTTTGAAATTGCTAGACAATTTTAAGAGTTATGATCCCCCTCCATATCCAGGATTCTGTTGGATATTTGGATTTGCATTAAGTTCGCTCTGAGGGATAGGGAGAACATATTTATGGCTTTGCCCAGGTACGGGGCCGTCACAAGCACTATAGTTTGAACATCCACGAATACCTGTGACCGTTTCATCGCGGTCAATTTCGGCATTTGCAGTTGGTCCCATACGCCGGAGATCAAACCAGCGATGCCCTTCAAATGCCAGCTCCTTACGACGTTCGGTAAGAATATCGGCGAACGCTTGCTGTTGATTGGCATAAGATGGTAACGGAGCACTATTCGATAAAGAACGTTCTGCACGTATTGTTTGGATGTCTTGTGCTGCACCGTTCAGATCCGGGCTAGATTTACCTGCACGGGCTTCAGCTCTGATCAGATACATTTCGGAAAGGCGAAATACCTTCTGATCGTTTAATAGTGGTGTGTCCTCACCGGATACATTTCCACTATATTTATATACAAAGTCGTGAGGTTCATCTGCTTGCACAGATGCCGGTAAATTTGCATTAGAAAATAGGTTTGTATAAAACCTAATGTCACCTGCAGAATAAAGGTTTGCAAGAGCCGCCTCTACAGTGTAATGGGCACCTGAATAGAATGCAACCTGCGCATATACATTACCAATATAGCCAGAACCTGCGGGAGTACCCACATTAGCTTGCTGGTCATAGGGATCCGCAAGTGTACGCTCTAACTTAAAGATGACCTCACCTGGTGAATCACTGCCAAACATTGGCGAATATGTACCAGTCAAATTACCACCTGAGACTGTACCGGTTGCCAGTGATATGCCACTGTTATTTATTACCTCTGTTGCCAGCGACTCAGCACGTGCATAGTTTTTCCGATATGTAGCAATACGGGCTTTTAATGCTGTAAGTGCTGCAGGGGTGAAGCGTGTAATATCTCCACCGGAAGCACTTGCATTATTTATTAAATTCTCAGCAGATTGGATATCATCGAGAATTTGGCTAAAGGTTTCGCCCGTTGTATTACGCGTAGGTTTTACATCTTGGTCTTGTACTTCCGTAGATACGATAACACCCAGCGAGCTATTATCCGTGATGTCTTCTGAGTAAAAGCTAAGTAGCTTAAAATGCTCAAAAGCACGCATAGCATATGCCTGACCAAGATAATCATCGTAGGCAGCTTGCTGGCTACTTTTAGGCTGTACATTTTGGGCTCCATTAATGAAGCGATTGATTTCATCAATTGAACTATAGCCACTGGTCCAAACAGTAGATGTAGCACTAGTGGTATTGAGCACAAATTGATACTGTCCGCCAAGCCCTTGACCACCATTACCGGGACCGATCGTAATTTCATCGGTTCGCACGGAGTTGATGTAAACTTGGTCGTAGATATCGACATTTGCATACAAACCGGAAAGGCTTAACTCTAAATCTTCCACTTTTTCAAAAGCTTGGTCTGCGGGAAGATTACCGGGTTGTTGAATGTCAGTGACACTGTCGCAACTGGCAAATGTAAATGCCAGTATAAAACTAAATAATAAAAGTCTATTTAAATTCTTCATTGTAATACGTTTTATAATTGAAGTTCAAGACCTACCGTGAAAATACGCGGATTAGGATATAGTCGAGAATTTGTAGCGTTTAACGTCTCGGGATCAAGTCCTTTCCACGGAGTAAACGTGAGTATGTTTTCTCCACTTACGAAAATACGTGCACCACGAAGGTTAACCGACTCAAGAATACTGGACGGTAAGTTATACCCTATGATAGCATTCCGCAGTCGAAAGTAATCGGAATTCACTAGGAATCGATCTGAGTTATTATCGAGACTTCTGTTAGGCGCATCGTATCTCGGTTGAGAAGCGTCCGTATTTTGTGGAGTCCAGTTGTCAAGTAAGTCTTTGGAACTTACAAACTGTCCTACACTTGTAGGATCAACCAAGCCTGCATACCGGTTATCAATTCGGTAAACTCCAATAGCATATTGCCATTGTGTTTGCAGGTAGAGCCCTTTATAACTTACGTCAAGATTGATGCTTCCCTGCCAGTCAGGATAAATATTTTTTCCTGTGGCTACACGATCTTCAGCGGGAACAGGATTCTCTGTGATGTTACCTTGAGCATCACGGAACTGGAGGTTCCCGTTATTGGGGTTTACACCTTCGTACGGATAAACATAGAATTGGTTAAGAGGACCACCTTCGCGAAGAATGGTTATCCCATTAACAATTTCTCCGTCATTTTGAGGCAAGTCTATGACCTCCTGCTTGTTGTAACCGCCCAGCACACCTAAGGTTAGGTTAAAGCCGTTGCGATTGCGCAAAAAATCATAACTAACATCAAATTCAATACCACGGTTTTCAAGTGTACCAACATTGGTATTGATGGATGTTTGTCCGGAAACTGCTGAAATAGGTTGGCTCTGGAATAGGTCATCAGTTGTTTTGATATACCCGTCTAAAGATCCAACTAAACGTGAATCAAATAGTTCGAAATCAATACCAAGGTTGGTTTGTTTAACTTCCTCCCACTTAAGTGTATTGTTTCCGAGCTGAGAGAAAGCTAGAGCAGGTGCTCCTCGGTAGAGATTGCCTGAAGAGTATAAGTTTTGGGTAAGTGAGTTTCCACCAAAAGAAGCAAATTGACCTTGAGAGCCTACAATGTTTTGGTTTCCGCTTTTTCCGTATGAAGCACGAAGCTTTAATACATCAAAAGGACCATCACTCATGAACGACTCGTTGGCAATATTCCAATAACCGGAGACAGCATAAAAGGTTCCCCATTTATTACTATCAGAGAATCGATACGAAGCATCGCGTCGGATTGTTACCGAGGCACCAAATCGATCAGCGTAACTATAATCAGCTGTACCAAAATATGATAACAGGCCTGACTTTAGCTTATTAAGACTTACGGGATTAACGTAGAAGTCATTTGTAGGACCATCTCCTATGAATGAAGATCCATCACCCGGAGTAAAAGTATTGGGAACTATTCCATTATTGGTAAACCCACTAAATTCATAGAATCCCTGATTCATTTCAAAATAAGCACCAACTGTTACTTCATGAACTTCGTTAAATTGAGTCTGATACTGTAAATTAGTATTCAGATCATAAGTAAACGATTCAGTGCTGTTAACATCTTGAACTCCATTATAACTGTTGCCTGTTTGGGCAAATATTATGGAGTTAAATGAATTTGGGTTACGGGAATACCGGTTGTCATTCCGTTCATAGTCACCGCCAAGTCTTACGTTAGCTTCCAGTTCTTTCGTAATCTGATACGATCCGCTTAGTCCACCGGTTACTTTGACTTTTCTGTCACGGTTGTTGTTATAGTTCTGTTTATCAATTAAGTAGAGCGGTGTATAAGCAAATGAAACTCCAGATAATGAAACTAAGTCAGAACCATTACCGGGATAATCCTCAGGGGTCAAGTACGGAACAGATTCCTTTGCAGCAAGCAAGGGATTTTGGTTAATACCGCTTGTTCCAATACTGGTGAGAGACTTATCGTTATTATAGTTGATAGATGTATTCACCGAGTAGTTAAACTTACGGTTATCTGACCGTCCGCTAATGTTATTTCGAACATTAAATCGCTTTAAACGAGAACCATTTAATGCTCCCTTTTGATTGGTAAAGCCAAAAGCGGTGTATGTTTTGATGTTCTCTTTACCGGTAGAAACTGATAAGTTGTGTTGGGTAGCAACAGCGGGATCAAAAAAGTAATCAATCCAGTCTGTAGTAGGAGCATCCGAAAAGTTCGAAGGATTAAGTCCTAACACGTTACCGCCCAAAACATCTTGTTCCAGCTGAAGTTGCTCAGGACCTGACAACAAATCATACTCTTCTTCGCGAATTGTAGTCCGTTTAACCTGTGCTGAGTAGTTAACTTGTACACCTGAGTTGTAAGCACCGGTTTTAGTTTGAATGAGTATAACACCATTAGCACCACGCGTACCATAAATAGCAGTTGCACCGGCATCTTTAAGTACCGTTACATTTTCAATTACGCTTGGGTTTAAGCTAGCAATGTTATCATCATTAACGGGTGTACCATCCAACAAAATAAGTGGTTCGGTATCACCATTAAGTGATGAAACACCACGAAGGTTGATTTGAGGGTCTGCACCGGGTTGTCCGCTGGAAGTTGTAATATTTAGACCAGCAACTTTCCCAGTAAGTGTTTGAGAGGCAGAAGCATTTGGAACATCATTTAAACTTTCTGCATCTACCTGAGAAGAAGAAATGCTGCTTTTCGTTTTGGTTTTTGTTTGGTATCCGGTTACCACAACATCTTCTAACTCGGCACCTGGTTTAAGTGATACATTTATTGTCACTTCACCAGACTGGACTTGAACATCTCGTTCAACTGCTCCATACCCAACATATGAGTATCTAACAGTGTATGTACCAGCAGGAACGTCGGAAATGGAATATTCTCCATTTGCATTAGTAACGGTTCCTTTTTGAAGGGATTGTATGAAAACATTTGCACTAGGTAATACATCTCCTGTATTTGCGTCAGTCACTGTTCCAGTTATAGAACCAGACTGTGCAAAAGCACTAAGGCTTACAAATACAAGAAACATACCTGCCAAAAGTATCTTTCTAAGCATAATGACCTTTGATTAGGTTAGGATTATAAAGTATAAACAAGACTGCCCTTCAAAGTATGCTTTTTGACGTTTTACATATCTGAAGACCAACTTGTACTATTAAACTTTCACCAATTTTTGGTAAAAGGATCAAATCTTAATTAAGATTTCTAGTTGATTAGAGAGCAATTATACTATAAGAATTAATGATAAAAAATAAAACTTTAAAATGGATTTAATTGGAATGGTAAATTGCTTAAACTGCTTAAAGAAAGTAACCGTCCAAGGAAAGAAAATTCTATCTTAACAAGAAGTCGTAGCAAAATCAGATCGGTTAACATACTGAGCCTGCCGATGTAATTCCTTCTAATGATTTTAGTCTTTAAGGGAGGTTTTCA
The sequence above is a segment of the Fodinibius salinus genome. Coding sequences within it:
- a CDS encoding RagB/SusD family nutrient uptake outer membrane protein; translated protein: MKNLNRLLLFSFILAFTFASCDSVTDIQQPGNLPADQAFEKVEDLELSLSGLYANVDIYDQVYINSVRTDEITIGPGNGGQGLGGQYQFVLNTTSATSTVWTSGYSSIDEINRFINGAQNVQPKSSQQAAYDDYLGQAYAMRAFEHFKLLSFYSEDITDNSSLGVIVSTEVQDQDVKPTRNTTGETFSQILDDIQSAENLINNASASGGDITRFTPAALTALKARIATYRKNYARAESLATEVINNSGISLATGTVSGGNLTGTYSPMFGSDSPGEVIFKLERTLADPYDQQANVGTPAGSGYIGNVYAQVAFYSGAHYTVEAALANLYSAGDIRFYTNLFSNANLPASVQADEPHDFVYKYSGNVSGEDTPLLNDQKVFRLSEMYLIRAEARAGKSSPDLNGAAQDIQTIRAERSLSNSAPLPSYANQQQAFADILTERRKELAFEGHRWFDLRRMGPTANAEIDRDETVTGIRGCSNYSACDGPVPGQSHKYVLPIPQSELNANPNIQQNPGYGGGS
- a CDS encoding SusC/RagA family TonB-linked outer membrane protein; protein product: MLRKILLAGMFLVFVSLSAFAQSGSITGTVTDANTGDVLPSANVFIQSLQKGTVTNANGEYSISDVPAGTYTVRYSYVGYGAVERDVQVQSGEVTINVSLKPGAELEDVVVTGYQTKTKTKSSISSSQVDAESLNDVPNASASQTLTGKVAGLNITTSSGQPGADPQINLRGVSSLNGDTEPLILLDGTPVNDDNIASLNPSVIENVTVLKDAGATAIYGTRGANGVILIQTKTGAYNSGVQVNYSAQVKRTTIREEEYDLLSGPEQLQLEQDVLGGNVLGLNPSNFSDAPTTDWIDYFFDPAVATQHNLSVSTGKENIKTYTAFGFTNQKGALNGSRLKRFNVRNNISGRSDNRKFNYSVNTSINYNNDKSLTSIGTSGINQNPLLAAKESVPYLTPEDYPGNGSDLVSLSGVSFAYTPLYLIDKQNYNNNRDRKVKVTGGLSGSYQITKELEANVRLGGDYERNDNRYSRNPNSFNSIIFAQTGNSYNGVQDVNSTESFTYDLNTNLQYQTQFNEVHEVTVGAYFEMNQGFYEFSGFTNNGIVPNTFTPGDGSSFIGDGPTNDFYVNPVSLNKLKSGLLSYFGTADYSYADRFGASVTIRRDASYRFSDSNKWGTFYAVSGYWNIANESFMSDGPFDVLKLRASYGKSGNQNIVGSQGQFASFGGNSLTQNLYSSGNLYRGAPALAFSQLGNNTLKWEEVKQTNLGIDFELFDSRLVGSLDGYIKTTDDLFQSQPISAVSGQTSINTNVGTLENRGIEFDVSYDFLRNRNGFNLTLGVLGGYNKQEVIDLPQNDGEIVNGITILREGGPLNQFYVYPYEGVNPNNGNLQFRDAQGNITENPVPAEDRVATGKNIYPDWQGSINLDVSYKGLYLQTQWQYAIGVYRIDNRYAGLVDPTSVGQFVSSKDLLDNWTPQNTDASQPRYDAPNRSLDNNSDRFLVNSDYFRLRNAIIGYNLPSSILESVNLRGARIFVSGENILTFTPWKGLDPETLNATNSRLYPNPRIFTVGLELQL